Proteins co-encoded in one Kutzneria chonburiensis genomic window:
- the kdpC gene encoding K(+)-transporting ATPase subunit C: MRSGLVKQTVAGLRMVLLMTVLLGIAYPLVVWGIGQVPGLSAQANGSIVTVDGKPVGSSLIGLNPVAKDPNRDPYFHTRPSATASDFSATDNTKLGLADNDAATSAPSNLSADNPVLVAQVKARKEAVAEREGVSVDQVPADAVTASASGLDPAISPAYAQLQINRVARVTGLSVDQVAKIVADNTSGRGAGFLGEPTVNVLALNLAVQAAEH; the protein is encoded by the coding sequence GTGCGTTCAGGACTGGTCAAGCAGACCGTCGCCGGGCTCCGGATGGTGCTGCTGATGACGGTGCTGCTGGGGATCGCGTATCCCCTGGTGGTGTGGGGGATCGGGCAGGTCCCGGGGCTGTCGGCGCAGGCGAACGGCTCGATCGTGACGGTCGACGGCAAGCCGGTCGGGTCCTCGCTGATCGGGCTCAACCCGGTGGCCAAGGACCCGAACAGGGACCCGTACTTCCACACCCGGCCCTCGGCCACCGCGTCGGACTTCTCGGCCACCGACAACACCAAGCTCGGCCTGGCCGACAACGACGCCGCCACCTCGGCCCCGTCCAACCTGTCGGCCGACAACCCGGTGCTGGTGGCCCAGGTCAAGGCCCGCAAGGAGGCCGTCGCCGAACGTGAGGGCGTGTCGGTGGACCAGGTGCCGGCCGATGCCGTGACGGCGTCGGCCTCGGGCTTGGACCCGGCGATCAGCCCGGCCTACGCCCAGCTCCAGATCAACCGGGTGGCCCGGGTGACCGGGCTGTCCGTCGACCAGGTGGCGAAGATCGTGGCCGACAACACCAGCGGGCGGGGCGCCGGCTTCCTCGGCGAGCCGACGGTGAACGTGCTGGCGCTGAACCTGGCCGTCCAGGCAGCAGAGCACTGA
- a CDS encoding MarR family winged helix-turn-helix transcriptional regulator — MTTEFEVSQQQSLQLLISLHRLLRTVRQAAPANGLYPTQLIVLSQLLQGGPMRVGELAAQVPCSQPTATTMVSHLEAMGLVAREPDPDDRRAIQVTLTETGRETIISVTHGDAEIIAARLAELTPEEAAQVLAVAPLLERLSGQRVDQR, encoded by the coding sequence GTGACCACTGAGTTCGAGGTCAGCCAGCAGCAGTCGCTCCAGCTGCTCATCTCGCTGCACCGGTTGTTGCGCACCGTGCGGCAGGCCGCGCCGGCCAACGGGCTGTACCCGACCCAGTTGATCGTGCTGTCCCAGCTGTTGCAGGGCGGGCCGATGCGGGTCGGCGAGCTGGCCGCGCAGGTGCCGTGCTCGCAGCCGACCGCGACCACCATGGTCAGCCACCTGGAGGCGATGGGCCTGGTCGCGCGTGAGCCCGACCCGGACGACCGGCGGGCGATCCAGGTGACGCTGACCGAGACCGGCCGCGAGACCATCATCTCCGTGACCCACGGCGACGCCGAGATCATCGCCGCCCGGCTGGCCGAGCTCACGCCCGAGGAGGCCGCCCAGGTGCTGGCCGTCGCGCCGCTGCTGGAGCGGCTGTCCGGCCAGCGCGTCGATCAGAGGTAG
- the kdpB gene encoding potassium-transporting ATPase subunit KdpB yields MTTTTDSQQRSVEEVDRHHAENAGRKLQAGAFNPRQLLSSLPDALRKLNPRHQMKNPVMFVVWIGSALSTVFAVTNPTVFSVVATIWLWFTVLFANLAEAVAEGRGKAQAESLRRTKKESIARRLRSDGSEERVPGTELTIGDLVVVEAGEVIPGDGDVVEGIATVDESAITGESAPVIRESGGDRSAVTGGTTVLSDRIVVKITTRPGESFVDRMIALVEGASRQKTPNEIALTILLAVLTIIFLLAVVALQPMAIYSGSPQSVIVLTALLVCLIPTTIGALLSAIGIAGMDRLVQRNVLAMSGRAVEAAGDVDTLLLDKTGTITFGNRRATELIPVGSSTVDDLATVARLSSLADETPEGRSIVEFCAAHLGIPAQVSATELVGEVLNVAFTAQTRMSGMDIGDRQIRKGATSAVRVWVTENGGVVPEEVTEAVDRISGEGGTPLVCAELSGGVAAVRGVIRLSDVVKPGMKERFDELRAMGIKTVMITGDNPLTARAIAAEAGVDDFLAEAKPEDKMALIRQEQEGGKLVAMTGDGTNDAPALAQADVGVAMNTGTSAAKEAGNMVDLDSDPTKLIEIVEIGKQLLITRGALTTFSIANDLAKYFAILPAMFAAIYPGLGRLNVMHLATPTSAILSAVIFNALIIVLLIPLALRGVRYRPSSASSVLRRNLLIYGVGGIVTPFVGIWLIDLVIRLIPGIG; encoded by the coding sequence ATGACCACGACCACTGATTCCCAGCAGCGTTCGGTGGAGGAGGTGGACCGCCACCACGCCGAGAACGCGGGGCGCAAGCTCCAGGCCGGCGCCTTCAACCCGCGCCAGCTGCTCAGCTCGCTGCCCGACGCGCTGCGCAAGCTCAACCCGCGGCACCAGATGAAGAACCCGGTCATGTTCGTGGTCTGGATCGGGTCGGCGCTGTCCACGGTGTTCGCCGTCACCAACCCGACCGTGTTCTCCGTCGTGGCCACGATCTGGCTGTGGTTCACGGTGTTGTTCGCCAACCTGGCCGAGGCGGTGGCCGAGGGCCGCGGCAAGGCGCAGGCGGAGTCGTTGCGCCGCACCAAGAAGGAGTCCATCGCGCGGCGGTTGCGGTCGGACGGTTCCGAGGAGCGCGTGCCCGGCACCGAGTTGACGATCGGCGACCTGGTTGTCGTCGAGGCCGGCGAGGTCATCCCGGGTGACGGCGACGTCGTCGAGGGCATCGCCACGGTCGACGAGTCGGCCATCACCGGCGAGTCGGCCCCGGTCATCCGCGAGTCCGGCGGCGACCGGTCCGCCGTCACCGGCGGCACCACCGTGCTGTCCGACCGGATCGTCGTCAAGATCACGACACGGCCCGGCGAGTCCTTCGTGGACCGGATGATCGCGTTGGTGGAAGGCGCTTCCCGACAGAAGACGCCGAACGAGATCGCGCTGACCATCCTGCTCGCCGTGCTGACCATCATCTTCCTGCTCGCGGTCGTCGCCTTGCAGCCGATGGCCATCTACTCCGGCAGCCCGCAGTCGGTGATCGTGCTGACCGCGTTGCTGGTCTGCCTGATTCCCACCACGATCGGCGCGCTGCTGTCGGCCATCGGCATCGCCGGCATGGACCGTTTGGTGCAGCGCAACGTGTTGGCCATGTCCGGACGGGCGGTCGAGGCCGCCGGTGACGTGGACACGCTGCTGCTGGACAAGACCGGCACCATCACCTTCGGCAACCGGCGGGCCACCGAGCTGATCCCGGTCGGCTCGTCCACAGTGGACGACCTGGCCACCGTTGCCCGGCTTTCGAGCCTCGCCGACGAGACGCCGGAAGGCCGCAGTATTGTCGAGTTCTGCGCCGCGCATCTCGGAATCCCGGCGCAGGTCAGCGCCACCGAGCTGGTCGGCGAGGTTCTCAACGTCGCGTTCACCGCTCAGACGCGGATGTCCGGTATGGACATCGGTGACCGCCAGATCCGCAAGGGCGCGACCAGCGCGGTGCGGGTCTGGGTCACAGAGAACGGCGGCGTTGTCCCGGAAGAAGTCACCGAAGCTGTGGACCGGATCTCCGGTGAGGGCGGCACGCCGCTGGTGTGCGCCGAGCTGTCCGGCGGCGTGGCCGCGGTGCGTGGCGTGATCCGACTGTCCGATGTGGTCAAGCCGGGCATGAAGGAGCGTTTCGACGAACTGCGGGCCATGGGCATCAAGACCGTGATGATCACGGGCGACAACCCGCTGACCGCGCGGGCCATCGCCGCCGAGGCCGGCGTGGACGACTTCCTGGCCGAGGCCAAGCCCGAGGACAAGATGGCCCTGATCCGCCAGGAGCAGGAGGGCGGCAAGCTGGTCGCGATGACCGGCGACGGCACCAACGACGCGCCCGCGCTGGCCCAGGCCGACGTCGGCGTGGCCATGAACACCGGCACGTCGGCCGCCAAGGAGGCCGGCAACATGGTCGACCTCGACTCGGACCCGACCAAGCTGATCGAGATCGTGGAGATCGGCAAGCAGCTGCTGATCACCCGGGGCGCGCTGACCACGTTCAGCATCGCCAACGACCTGGCCAAGTACTTCGCCATCCTGCCGGCCATGTTCGCCGCCATCTACCCGGGGCTCGGCCGGCTCAACGTGATGCACCTGGCCACGCCGACCTCGGCCATCCTGTCCGCGGTCATCTTCAACGCGCTGATCATCGTGCTGCTGATCCCGCTGGCCCTGCGGGGCGTGCGGTACCGGCCGTCCAGCGCGTCCAGCGTGCTGCGCCGCAATCTGCTGATCTACGGGGTCGGCGGCATCGTCACCCCGTTCGTCGGCATCTGGCTCATCGACCTCGTGATCCGTCTCATCCCTGGAATCGGGTGA
- the kdpF gene encoding K(+)-transporting ATPase subunit F: MNGAGAVANVLGGVLALLLLVYLFVALIKPEKF, encoded by the coding sequence GTGAACGGGGCCGGTGCGGTGGCGAACGTCCTCGGCGGCGTGCTCGCCCTGCTGTTGCTCGTCTACCTGTTCGTCGCCCTGATCAAGCCGGAGAAGTTCTGA
- a CDS encoding HAAS signaling domain-containing protein, translating to MRAALADLPPAEVDELLEDAEEYVRELARDHGEDQLELRLGNPEAYAAELRSAAGYPPPPGPEQPTQQLKAERNDGVEVLALTGLLITTASALLFGVSVREFYRGLPLFLLTGLIGLAISLPILVRGRAGVHAVAELPVVKALTPYLTPDRSTVTGKVLAYIYSLQPAWWLLRVLPVMTFGRYNLFGMVFLVLPAALISIMVGYYSRVDRRLLWLVVPANAAVASAFVGVLGIGFYL from the coding sequence ATGCGGGCCGCCCTCGCCGACCTGCCGCCGGCCGAGGTGGACGAGCTGCTGGAGGACGCCGAGGAGTACGTCCGCGAGCTGGCCCGTGACCACGGCGAGGACCAGCTGGAACTGCGCCTCGGCAACCCCGAGGCGTACGCGGCGGAGCTGCGCTCGGCGGCGGGCTACCCGCCGCCGCCGGGGCCGGAGCAGCCGACGCAGCAGCTCAAGGCGGAGCGCAACGACGGCGTCGAGGTGCTGGCCCTGACGGGTCTGCTGATCACCACGGCCAGCGCGCTGCTGTTCGGGGTGTCGGTGCGCGAGTTCTACCGGGGCCTGCCGCTGTTCCTGCTGACGGGACTGATCGGCCTGGCCATCTCACTGCCGATCCTGGTCCGCGGCCGCGCCGGCGTGCACGCGGTCGCGGAGCTGCCGGTGGTCAAGGCGCTGACCCCGTACCTCACCCCGGACCGGTCCACCGTCACGGGCAAGGTGCTGGCCTACATCTACAGCCTGCAACCGGCCTGGTGGCTGCTGCGGGTGCTGCCGGTCATGACGTTCGGCCGCTACAACCTCTTCGGCATGGTCTTCCTGGTGCTGCCGGCCGCGCTGATCTCGATCATGGTCGGCTACTACAGCCGGGTCGACCGCCGCCTGCTGTGGCTGGTGGTCCCGGCCAACGCGGCGGTGGCCTCGGCCTTCGTGGGCGTGCTGGGCATCGGCTTCTACCTCTGA
- a CDS encoding NYN domain-containing protein — MASVIAYIDGFILLRDLRGKYGRRSLRLDPEGLVQRLRPADELLAVRCFTPDKPSALRFRGGEKTEIVLSRRRRTDVTCADCGQRTAHGNNGMSVDMAASLLADTATRASDIALVVSADSDFCPAIHAAQRIDPDRKVVAAFLPAHSSFEVRALVPVSLITHGTLRDSLLPDVDFAARDEPDAALTSRSGSPCRVR; from the coding sequence GTGGCAAGCGTCATCGCCTACATAGACGGCTTCATCCTGCTCCGCGACCTGCGTGGCAAATACGGGCGTCGGTCCCTCCGGCTGGACCCGGAGGGACTGGTCCAGCGGCTACGCCCGGCCGACGAGCTCCTCGCGGTCAGGTGTTTCACGCCGGACAAGCCGTCGGCCCTCAGGTTTCGTGGCGGCGAGAAGACCGAGATCGTGCTGAGCCGCCGCCGGCGCACGGATGTCACCTGCGCGGACTGCGGTCAGCGGACCGCACATGGCAACAACGGTATGAGTGTCGACATGGCGGCTTCGCTCCTCGCCGACACCGCCACGCGGGCGTCGGACATCGCGCTGGTCGTCTCCGCCGACAGCGACTTCTGCCCCGCGATCCACGCCGCACAGCGCATCGACCCGGACCGCAAGGTGGTTGCGGCTTTCCTCCCGGCACACAGCTCGTTCGAGGTCCGCGCTCTTGTGCCGGTGTCGCTGATCACCCACGGGACGCTCCGCGACTCGCTGCTGCCCGACGTGGATTTCGCCGCACGAGACGAGCCTGATGCAGCCCTCACGTCTCGAAGCGGTAGCCCATGCCGGGTTCGGTGA
- the mutM gene encoding bifunctional DNA-formamidopyrimidine glycosylase/DNA-(apurinic or apyrimidinic site) lyase, with protein MPELPEVEVVRRGLDAHVTGRRITAVEVLNLRAVRRHVPGPVDFADRLSGRSIVAAGRRGKYLWLELDDAEAIIAHLGMSGQMLVQPSDAADEKHLRVRVRFDDGGPELRFVDQRTFGGLALADLVEVDGTALPAPVSHIARDPMDPAFDPDAAVAALRRKRTGVKRALLDQTLVSGVGNIYADESLWRTKLHWARPTEKLTRAQAGALLSAATDVMTEALAAGGTSFDALYVNVNGQSGYFDRALAVYGQEGKACRRCGSVIRRDPFMNRSSYSCPKCQPMPKNPHV; from the coding sequence GTGCCGGAGTTGCCTGAGGTCGAGGTCGTTCGCCGGGGCTTGGACGCCCATGTGACCGGTCGCCGCATCACCGCCGTCGAGGTGCTCAACCTGCGCGCCGTGCGCCGGCACGTGCCCGGTCCGGTGGACTTCGCCGACCGGCTCTCCGGCCGGTCCATCGTGGCCGCCGGCCGCCGCGGCAAGTACCTGTGGCTGGAGCTGGACGACGCCGAGGCGATCATCGCCCACCTGGGTATGAGCGGTCAGATGCTCGTCCAACCCTCGGACGCGGCCGACGAGAAGCACCTTCGCGTCCGGGTCCGCTTCGACGATGGCGGCCCCGAGTTGCGTTTCGTCGACCAGCGCACCTTCGGTGGGCTGGCCCTCGCCGACCTCGTCGAGGTCGACGGCACCGCGCTGCCCGCCCCCGTCTCGCACATCGCCCGTGACCCCATGGATCCCGCCTTCGACCCCGACGCCGCCGTGGCAGCGTTGCGGCGCAAGCGAACCGGCGTGAAGCGGGCCCTGCTCGACCAGACCTTGGTGTCCGGCGTCGGCAACATCTACGCCGACGAGTCCTTGTGGCGCACCAAGCTCCATTGGGCCCGGCCCACCGAGAAACTGACCAGGGCTCAGGCCGGCGCGCTCCTCTCCGCCGCCACCGACGTCATGACCGAGGCCCTCGCCGCCGGCGGCACCTCCTTCGATGCCTTGTACGTCAACGTGAACGGCCAGTCCGGCTACTTCGACCGGGCGCTGGCGGTCTACGGCCAGGAGGGCAAGGCCTGCCGTCGCTGCGGCTCCGTCATCCGCCGCGACCCCTTCATGAACCGGTCGTCCTACTCCTGCCCCAAGTGCCAGCCCATGCCCAAGAACCCCCACGTGTAA
- a CDS encoding response regulator has protein sequence MTKVLVVDDEPQIVRALRINLSARGYQVLTAHDGASALRAAAETKPDVVVLDLGLPDLDGTDVIAGLRGWTTVPILVLSARTDSSDKVEALDAGADDYVTKPFGMDELLARLRAAVRRSASSAADGEEAVVETSSFTVDLVAKKVHRDGSEVHLTPTEWGVLEVLVRNRGRLVAQKQLLQDVWGPQYATESHYLRVYLAQLRRKLEPEPSRPRHLLTEPGMGYRFET, from the coding sequence ATGACGAAGGTGTTGGTCGTCGACGACGAGCCGCAGATCGTCCGGGCACTGCGGATCAACCTGTCCGCCCGGGGCTACCAGGTCCTCACCGCCCACGACGGCGCTTCCGCGCTGAGGGCGGCCGCCGAGACCAAGCCCGACGTCGTCGTCCTGGACCTCGGCCTCCCCGACCTCGACGGCACCGACGTCATCGCCGGGCTTCGCGGTTGGACCACCGTGCCCATTCTCGTGCTGTCGGCTCGTACCGACTCTTCCGACAAGGTCGAGGCCCTCGACGCCGGGGCCGACGACTACGTCACCAAGCCTTTCGGCATGGACGAGCTCCTCGCCCGCCTCCGCGCCGCCGTCCGCCGCTCCGCGTCCTCCGCCGCGGACGGCGAGGAGGCCGTCGTCGAGACCTCGTCCTTCACCGTCGACCTGGTCGCCAAGAAGGTCCACCGCGACGGCTCCGAGGTCCACCTCACCCCCACCGAGTGGGGCGTCTTGGAGGTCCTCGTCCGCAACCGCGGCCGCCTCGTCGCGCAGAAGCAGCTCCTCCAGGACGTCTGGGGTCCCCAGTACGCCACCGAGTCCCACTACCTTCGCGTCTACCTCGCCCAGCTCCGCCGCAAGCTCGAGCCCGAGCCCTCCCGCCCCCGCCACCTGCTCACCGAACCCGGCATGGGCTACCGCTTCGAGACGTGA
- the kdpA gene encoding potassium-transporting ATPase subunit KdpA: MNDTVAGLLQVALLLAALAAVYKPLGDYMARAYLSAKHWRVERALYRVVRVDAESDQRWATYAYGVLGFSFASVVVLYLLQRLQTVLPLGLGRPEINPATAFNTAISFVTNTNWQSYVPEQAYGHLVQMAGLTVQNFVSAAIGMCVAVALIRGFMRAGTDRIGNLWVDLTRTVIRILLPISFVFAIVLIALGVVDSLSGGIAVTTVDGAQHTIALAPTASQEAIKELGTNGGGIFNANSAHPFENPNAWTNLVEIFLLLVIPVSLTRTFGVMVADKKQGYTILSVMAVLWGGMLAVIWWAEAHPNGPAALLAGSAMEGKESRFGIPGSALFANSTTGTSTGAVNAAHDSLSGLGGGGTMLNMLFSEISPGGTGTGIYSILVFAIVAVFLAGLMVGRTPEYLGKKLGRREVTMASIAMLAMPTLVLVFAGIAAVLPSTGAALTNPGAHGLSEVLYAYASASNNNGSAFGGLTVTNDWFESTLGVAMAFGRFIPILAVLCLAGGLAVQKKVPPSAGTLPTSGPLFASMVTGTVLLVAALTFVPALALGPIAEAMS; this comes from the coding sequence ATGAACGACACTGTTGCCGGCCTGCTCCAGGTGGCCCTGCTGCTCGCCGCGCTCGCGGCGGTGTACAAGCCGCTCGGCGACTACATGGCCCGCGCCTACCTGAGCGCCAAGCACTGGCGGGTGGAACGCGCGCTGTACCGGGTGGTCCGCGTCGACGCGGAGTCCGACCAGCGCTGGGCCACCTACGCCTACGGCGTGCTCGGCTTCTCCTTCGCCTCCGTGGTCGTGCTGTACCTGTTGCAGCGCCTACAAACTGTGCTGCCGCTGGGCCTCGGCCGACCGGAGATCAATCCCGCGACCGCGTTCAACACCGCGATCAGCTTCGTCACCAACACCAACTGGCAGTCCTACGTGCCGGAGCAGGCCTACGGCCACCTGGTGCAGATGGCCGGCCTGACCGTGCAAAACTTCGTGTCGGCGGCCATCGGCATGTGCGTCGCGGTGGCGCTGATCCGCGGCTTCATGCGAGCCGGCACCGACCGGATCGGCAACCTGTGGGTCGACCTGACCCGCACCGTGATCCGCATCCTGCTGCCGATCTCCTTCGTGTTCGCGATCGTGCTGATCGCCCTGGGTGTGGTGGACAGCCTGTCCGGCGGCATCGCCGTGACCACAGTGGACGGCGCACAGCACACCATCGCGCTGGCCCCGACGGCCAGCCAGGAGGCGATCAAGGAGCTGGGCACCAACGGCGGCGGCATCTTCAACGCCAACTCGGCCCACCCGTTCGAGAACCCCAACGCGTGGACCAACCTCGTCGAGATCTTCCTGCTGCTGGTGATCCCGGTCAGCCTGACCCGCACCTTCGGCGTGATGGTGGCCGACAAGAAGCAGGGCTACACCATCCTGTCGGTGATGGCCGTGCTGTGGGGCGGCATGCTCGCGGTGATCTGGTGGGCCGAGGCGCACCCGAACGGTCCGGCCGCGCTGCTGGCCGGCAGTGCCATGGAGGGCAAGGAAAGCCGGTTCGGCATCCCCGGCTCGGCGCTGTTCGCCAACTCGACCACGGGCACGTCCACCGGCGCGGTCAACGCCGCCCACGACAGCCTCAGCGGCCTCGGTGGTGGCGGCACGATGCTGAACATGCTGTTCAGCGAGATATCGCCGGGCGGCACCGGCACCGGCATCTACAGCATCCTGGTGTTCGCCATCGTCGCGGTGTTCCTCGCCGGCCTGATGGTCGGCCGCACGCCGGAGTACCTGGGCAAGAAGCTGGGGCGCAGGGAAGTCACCATGGCGTCCATCGCCATGCTGGCCATGCCGACCCTGGTCCTGGTGTTCGCCGGCATCGCCGCGGTGCTGCCCTCGACCGGCGCGGCCCTGACCAACCCAGGCGCGCACGGCCTGTCCGAGGTCCTCTACGCCTACGCGTCGGCGTCCAACAACAACGGCAGCGCCTTCGGCGGGCTGACGGTGACCAACGACTGGTTCGAGTCCACGCTGGGCGTGGCCATGGCGTTCGGCCGCTTCATTCCCATCCTGGCGGTGCTGTGCCTGGCCGGCGGACTCGCCGTGCAGAAGAAGGTGCCGCCGTCGGCCGGCACGCTGCCGACCAGTGGACCGCTGTTCGCGTCCATGGTCACCGGAACCGTTCTCCTCGTCGCCGCGCTGACCTTCGTCCCGGCGCTCGCTCTCGGTCCCATCGCGGAGGCCATGTCATGA
- a CDS encoding helix-turn-helix transcriptional regulator, with protein MTGGTLPTEISSFVGRRDDLAAMRRRLTSAHLLTVTGVGGVGKTRVSLRLAHELRRSFADGAWWADLSTLNRNADAQLVCETIAKGLGVHDHSTRTTTEVLLDHVRDRRLLLVLDNCEHLVETVGGIVRAMLTAAADLRVIATSRQPLGIAGEHVVELRPLDAEAVTLLIDRVQAARPDFVPSAGDRDTALRLCQRLEGLPLAIELAAAQLRTIGMATLLERLDDRFRLLTGLTAALDWSYQLCTEHQRLLWARLSVFAGDLDLAAAEHVCADERLPREEVLTALAGLAERSLLTSEHRGGRVRYRMLETIREYGASRLDDPESLHRRHRDYFQRLAHDAATSWLGPDELRWLERIRNDLPNVLASVDWSLRTPGEATAALDMAISLLRSHCWYVVGGLAEGLRWLRLALAGGEPLPTPLRATGLAWATIIAIFLGDPSQAPELISDTGDDLADATTLLAKGIRAWIVEIDRDAVVRHLTEARALFERVGAAGDVFAADMWLAHNSGEDTAEAAGRELVARAERLQAGYSLANATWAYGTDFIRTDPERAITLIEEALRRFQAIDDMWGCGWTMETLSWACAAAGYHDRAALLLGASAKLWSDIGLRLYRPGPFAMGHEQAAAMLRAALGERAFDAAVAEGAEMGFGRAVAIGARAGHAMRSVAPAESELTAREREVAELVAAGLTNPQIAAKLFVGTRTVQTHLRSIMNKLGVNNRTQVAAHITRQAR; from the coding sequence ATGACGGGAGGCACGCTACCCACGGAGATCAGCTCGTTCGTCGGACGGCGTGACGACCTGGCCGCGATGCGCCGCCGGCTGACCTCGGCGCACCTGCTGACCGTGACCGGTGTCGGCGGCGTCGGCAAGACCCGGGTGAGCCTACGGCTCGCGCACGAGCTGCGGCGGTCCTTCGCCGACGGCGCCTGGTGGGCCGACCTGTCCACGCTCAACCGCAACGCCGACGCGCAGCTGGTCTGCGAGACCATCGCCAAGGGCCTCGGCGTGCACGACCACTCCACCCGCACCACCACGGAAGTGCTGCTCGATCACGTCCGCGACCGGCGTTTACTGCTGGTGCTGGACAACTGTGAGCACCTCGTCGAGACGGTCGGCGGCATCGTGCGAGCGATGCTCACGGCCGCGGCCGACCTGCGGGTGATCGCCACCAGCCGGCAGCCGCTGGGCATCGCCGGCGAGCACGTGGTGGAGCTGCGCCCGCTCGACGCCGAGGCTGTCACCCTGCTGATCGACCGCGTGCAGGCGGCGCGGCCCGACTTCGTGCCGAGCGCCGGCGACCGGGACACCGCGCTGCGGCTGTGTCAGCGGCTGGAGGGTCTGCCGCTGGCCATCGAGCTGGCGGCCGCGCAGCTGCGGACCATCGGCATGGCCACCCTGCTCGAACGCCTCGACGACCGGTTTCGGCTGCTCACCGGCCTGACCGCGGCACTGGACTGGAGCTATCAGCTCTGCACCGAGCATCAGCGGCTGCTGTGGGCGCGGCTGTCGGTGTTCGCCGGCGATCTCGATCTGGCCGCCGCCGAGCACGTTTGCGCCGATGAACGGCTACCGCGCGAGGAAGTGCTGACGGCGTTGGCGGGGCTGGCCGAGCGGTCGCTGCTGACCAGCGAGCATCGCGGTGGCCGGGTCCGGTACCGGATGCTGGAGACGATCCGCGAGTACGGCGCCAGCCGCCTGGACGACCCGGAATCACTGCACCGTCGACACCGTGATTACTTCCAGCGCCTGGCCCACGATGCCGCCACCAGCTGGCTCGGCCCGGACGAGCTGCGCTGGCTGGAGCGGATCCGCAATGACCTGCCCAACGTGCTGGCCTCGGTGGACTGGAGTCTGCGCACGCCCGGCGAAGCCACTGCCGCGCTGGACATGGCGATCTCGCTGCTGCGCTCGCACTGCTGGTACGTGGTCGGCGGCCTGGCCGAGGGCCTGCGCTGGCTGCGTCTGGCGCTGGCCGGCGGCGAGCCGCTGCCGACGCCGCTGCGGGCCACCGGCCTGGCCTGGGCGACCATCATCGCCATCTTCCTCGGTGACCCGTCGCAGGCCCCGGAGCTGATCTCCGACACCGGCGACGACCTGGCCGACGCGACCACGTTGCTGGCCAAGGGAATCCGGGCCTGGATCGTGGAGATCGACCGGGACGCCGTGGTCCGGCACCTGACCGAGGCCCGCGCCCTGTTCGAGCGGGTCGGCGCGGCCGGCGACGTGTTCGCGGCCGACATGTGGCTGGCTCACAACAGCGGCGAGGACACGGCCGAGGCGGCCGGTCGCGAGCTGGTGGCCAGGGCCGAGCGGCTGCAGGCCGGTTACTCGCTGGCCAACGCCACCTGGGCGTACGGCACGGACTTCATCCGAACCGACCCGGAGCGGGCGATCACGCTGATCGAGGAGGCGCTGCGGCGCTTCCAGGCCATCGACGACATGTGGGGCTGCGGCTGGACGATGGAGACGCTGTCCTGGGCCTGCGCCGCCGCCGGCTACCACGATCGGGCGGCGCTGCTGCTGGGCGCGTCGGCCAAGCTGTGGTCGGACATCGGCCTGCGGCTGTACCGGCCGGGGCCGTTCGCGATGGGGCACGAGCAGGCCGCCGCCATGCTCCGGGCGGCGCTGGGCGAGCGGGCGTTCGATGCGGCCGTCGCCGAGGGGGCCGAGATGGGCTTCGGGCGGGCGGTGGCGATCGGGGCCCGGGCCGGGCACGCGATGCGGTCGGTGGCGCCGGCCGAGTCCGAGCTGACGGCCCGCGAGCGCGAGGTGGCCGAGCTGGTCGCGGCCGGGCTGACGAATCCTCAGATCGCGGCGAAGTTGTTCGTGGGCACCAGAACTGTGCAGACGCACCTGCGCAGCATCATGAACAAGCTGGGCGTCAACAACCGCACCCAGGTCGCCGCGCACATCACCCGCCAGGCCCGCTGA
- a CDS encoding PadR family transcriptional regulator, with protein MDTSQLLKGVLDLAVLAVLREEDGYGYDVLRRLRQSGLDEVADASVYGTLRRLYKADLLTSYVVPSEEGPHRKYYRVSESGRVRLEESCRTWRTFAKTMDQLLTAS; from the coding sequence TTGGACACCAGCCAGCTGCTCAAGGGCGTCCTGGACCTCGCGGTCCTGGCCGTGCTCCGGGAGGAGGACGGCTACGGTTACGACGTGTTGCGCCGGCTGCGCCAGAGCGGCCTGGACGAGGTGGCCGACGCCTCCGTGTACGGCACGCTGCGCCGGCTGTACAAGGCCGACCTGCTCACCTCCTACGTCGTGCCGAGCGAGGAGGGCCCGCACCGCAAGTACTACCGCGTCAGCGAGTCGGGGCGCGTTCGACTGGAGGAGTCGTGCAGGACGTGGCGGACGTTCGCGAAGACGATGGATCAACTACTGACCGCTTCCTGA